CCATTGAAACCTCTACCGAAGTGGTAGTGCGCGAACACCGCCTGTCACAACACCAGCGGCAAATTGAACTCAAAAAGGCCGAGCGCGAGGCCGAGATTGCCCAACAAGAGCATCTCGCCCGTCTCGAAGCCGAAGCCGAAAGCCGGTCTGCCCAGACCCGCGCAGAGGCGCACCGTGCATCAGAGGCCGTGCGGATCGCCGAAGAACGTATGACCAAATCTGCGCAGGTTGCCAATGACGAAGCCCTGCGCAAGGCCGAGATGACCGCGCTCATGCAACTGGAAGAGGCAAAGATCGCCAACAACATCAAGCTGTCTCAGGCCCGCGCCAAAGAGGCCAAATCGAAGGCCGATGAGGAAGAAGCCCGCATTCAGGTGATCCTGGCCGCCGAAAATGTGCAGGCTCAGAAAGAACGGGCAATTGCCCAGCGAGAGCGCGAGATTGCCAAGCTCAAGCAAGAGCGTGACATCGAACTCGAAGACGCACGCGTCCAAAGTGATGTCAGCACCCTGCTGGCCCGTGCGCAGGCCGATGCCGCTGCCAGAACCGCCGCAGCCAGCGCCGAGAAAGAAGCGATGGAGGCTCAGGCCGCAGGGCAGGCCGCATTGAACTCGGCAGAAAACACACTGAGCGATGCGGTAATCCGGATGCGCCTCGAAGAGCGCAAGCTGGACCGGATGCCAGAAATCATGACCCAGATGATGAAGCCGGTTGAAAAGATCGACTCTATCCGCATCAACCAGATCGGCGGCCTGGGGAGCGGCGGAACTGGCCAGACCGAAGGTGTCGATGGGGCCTTTGGTGCCGCGATGGACCAGATCCTTGGCATGGCCGTGCGCCTGCCCGCGATGAAACAGATGGGCGATGAGATCGGCCTTGATTTCGACCCAAACATCGCAGGCCGAACGGCGGATTATGCCAACCGGATAAAGGCAAAAGACGACCACAAAACCAAAGACAAAGAGTGATCTAAATCACCCTTCCAAAAATCCAACAGTAACCGAACGGAGGACTTACACATGTCTCTGAACAGAAGAGATTTCCTTGGCCGCACGGCCGCATTGACCACGACCGCGATGCTGCCAACAGCCGTATTTGCGGATGGCACCATCAAACTTGGCTCCATTCTGGACGCATCCGGCCCGTTTGACGCTTATGGCAAACCGATGGATCAAGCCATGCGCATGGCCGTGGCTGAGATCAACGAGGCCGGCGGTCTGCTGGGCCGTCAGGTTGAGGTCACCGCCTATGACACCCAATCGGACATGGCGCTTTATTCGCAATACGGTCAGCAGCTGACCCGCCAGGACAAAGTTGATGTGGTGCACGGCGGCATCCTGTCCGCCTCCCGCGAGGCGATCCGCCAAACCATGCGCAAGACCAAAACGCTGTATTTCTACAACGTGCTCTATGAAGGTGGCGTATGCGACCGGAACATCTTTATCAACGGTGTAACCCCAGCCCAGCAGGTTGAGGCATTGGTGCCTTTCGCGATGAAAAACTCCGGCAAGAAGGTCTATATCCTTGCCGCTGATTACAACTATGGCCAGATCACTGCGCGTTGGATTCAAAAGTTTGTGGCGGACAACGGCGGCGAAGTTGTCGGCACCGATTTCTTCCCGTTGGATGTAAGCGACTTTGGCTCCACCATCGCCAAGGTCCAGACCGCCAGCCCCGATCTGGTGATTGCCCCGCTGGTTGGCGGCGCGCATCTGTCCTTCTTCCGTCAGTGGGCCGCCGCTGGCATGAAAGACAAGATTGCACTGGCCTCGACCACCCTGGGCGTTGGCAACGAACACAAGGTTCTGACCCCCGAAGAGGGCAACGGCATCATGTGCGCCTACAACTACAGCCAGGAACTGAACACGCCGGAGAACGCCCAGTTCAAGGAAAAATGGGCCGCGATGTTCGATGGCGATCAGTCGATGCACGAGATTGCCGTGTCGCATTACCACGGCATCAAAACCTGGGCCGAAGGGGTGCGCCAAGCCGGGTCACTTGACCGGATGGCGATCATCGAAGCCTTGGAAACCGGCATCTCGATCATGGGGCCGGGCGGCAAAGTGACGGTTGATCCCAAAACCCATCACGCGGTTCTGGATGTGCATTTGATGCAGATGCAGGACCAGCAGATGAAAGTGATTGAAACCCTGCCACAGCGGCAGCCGGTCGACACGCAAGCGGTTTGCGATCTGAGCGCAAACCCGAATGACAACACGCAGTACGAAATCCAAATCTAACCGCGTGTATCTCCCAGGCGGGGTGCCTCTGGCGCCCCGCCACCCCTTTTATTCTTTCAAGCAGGTCTCCATGGATCTCAGTTTTGTCATAGCGGTTGAAGTGCTTTACGCGGTTGCCTCGCTGGTCTTGATCAGCGCCGGATTGGCCGTGGTGTTTGGCATGATGAAGGTCATCAATCTGGCGCATGGCGAGTTCATGATGCTGGGTGGCTACACAACAATCACAGCAGTTGGGCTGGGCGTGAATGTCTTTGTTGCGATGCTGGTGATTGCTCCACTGGTCGTGGGGCTGGTCGGGCTGATTGTGGAACGATTGGTGATCCGGCACCTTTATGGGCGGCTGGTTGATACGATGTTGGCCACATGGGGTCTCAGCCTTGTGTTCATTGGTCTGGCCACGATGATCTTTGGCAATACCACCACAGGCATCTCCACCCCGATCCCCGGCTTTGCCGTGGGAGACTACCAGATCAGCGGCTATAACTTCTTTATCATTGTGGTGGCTGCCGTTCTGGTAATCGCGATGCTGGCGGTGCTGCGTGGCACCCGCGCGGGGCTGATTGCACGCGGCACGATGCAGCGCGCTGATATAGCCGCCGCCCTCGGTTACAGCCCGGACCGTATTTATATGGCGACGTTTTTCTGCGGCTCTGCCTTGTCAGGGCTGGCCGGGGCCGTCCTTGCGCCGCTGGTTGGCTTGGTGCCGACATCGGGCGGTGCCTATATCGCCAAGGCATTCATCACGGTGATCGCTGGCGGCCCCTCGTTGATTGCAGGTCTGCTCAGCTCTGCCACCTCATTTGGTGTCGTTAATCAAGTGTTCACCTTCGCGATCTCGCCGGTGATTGGTGAGGTGGCGCTTCTTGTTGCGGCTGTTGTCTTGCTGCGGCTGATGCCGCAAGGGATCACGGGCCGCTTTTTCAAAGGTAAACTGTGATGGAGCGGTCATTGGGGAAAGAGATCATCGCCACATTGATCGTATCGGCGCTGCTGATCTGGCTTCTGCCGATGGTGATCGCAACCTATACGCTGACGGTGCTGGTGATCTACGGCATGCTGGGGCTGAGCCTTGGTCTGATTTGGGGCTTCGGCGGAATCTTGTGTTTTGGTCAGGCGGCGTTCTTTGGCCTTGGCGCTTACACCTATGCCATCGCGGCGATCAATCTTGGGGAAAGCACGGTGCCAATGCTCTTGGCGGTGCTGGTGCCGCTGATCTTTGCGGCTGTGCTGGGCGCACTCATGTTCTACGGGCGGCTGACGGATGTCTATCTGGGGGTGATCACCCTTGTTGTGACGCTGATCCTTTTCAAGTTTGTGAACTCCACCGCAGGCCCTCAATACGTGATCGGCAACGCGCGACTGGGCGGTTACAACGGTATTCCGGGGTTCCAGACCCTCAATGTGCCGGGCAATCCGGATGCCTATATCTGGGGCGACCCCTATTTCTATTTCTGCGCCGTCGCGCTGGTGATTGTCTTCCTGCTGGTCACATGGTTGCTGCGCTCGTCCTTTGGTCGGGTTGCCATCGGTATCCGCGAAAACGAGACCCGCATGGCGCTGATGGGCTATGACGTGGCCGCCCGCAAAACTGTGCTGTTTGCCACCGGCGCGGCCATCGCCGGGCTGGCCGGGGCACTTTTTGCGAATTGGGGTGAGATCGTCACGCCGGGGCTGTTCTCGCTGGGCCAATCGGCCGAGATCATCATCTGGTGCATTGTCGGGGGTTTGGGCACGCGGCTTGGGCCGGTCCTTGGCGCGGCGGGGCTGGCCTATCTGAAATTTGTTCTGGGCCAGCAAAGCCTGATCGACAACACCTTGATCACCGGGCTGATCCTCGTGCTGTTCGTGCTGTTCCTGCCCAAAGGTCTGGTGCCCGCAGTATCCGCCTTGTGGAAGGCCAGCTTTGGCCGGGCCCGGCGCAGACCACTTGCGCGGCAAAGACGGAAAGCAAGACATGGCTGAAACTGTATTGGAAACCCATGGGCTGACCATGCGCTTTGGCGGCGTCACAGCCAGCGACAACGTGAATTTCTCTCTCAAGGCACGCGAATTGCGCTGTTTGATCGGGCCCAATGGTGCTGGCAAATCCACGTTCTTTAAATGCGTGACCGGTCTTCTGACCCCAACCGAGGGGCAGGTGTTCATGCGCGGTCAGGATGTCACGGGCTGGCAGCCCCATCAGATAGCCTCGCTCGGGGTTGGGATCAAAACACAGACGCCCAATGTGATGGATGCGCTGAATGTGCATGAAAACATATGGCTCTCCGCTCGCCGCTTTCATGATGCGGCAGAGGCAAAGGCCCGCACTGATACCATCATCGACAGGTTGGCTCTGGGCGCGATTGCCCGCACGGAACTGGGACAATTGGCCCATGGTGAACGCCAACGGGTGGAACTGGGATTGGTTGCAGTGGCCGATCCATGGCTTGTGCTGCTGGACGAACCCGCCGCCGGGATGAGTGCGCAAGACGTGGACCGGATGACCGAAATTATTCACGAGCTGACCCGCAGTGCCGCGGTGGTGATCGTGGAACATGACATGCAGTTCATCCGCTCCATCGCCGAGACGGTCACAGTTTTCCATCAAGGGGCCGTGTTGATGGAAGACCACGTCGACCGCGTGATGTCTGATCCGACGGTCCGCGCCGTCTATCTTGGAAAGAAGGCATAAGATGACCGAAGACCGCGAGATATTGTTGTCCGCCAAGGGGATATCGGGTGGCTATGGCCGCGTGCCGATCCTGCACGGCATTGATCTGGACGTGGCCGAGAACGAAGTTGTCGGTGTGCTTGGGCACAACGGCATGGGCAAGACAACTTTGCTCAAGACATTGATGGGGTTCCTGCCTGCCACCGCCGGGCAGGTTCGATATGACCAAACCGATATCACCCGAACACCGCCCAATGTACGCGGGCAGATGGGCATCGGCTATGTACCGCAGGGGCGGGGGATCTTTCCGCAGCTTTCCGTGCGCGACAATCTGCGCTTTGCCTGGCGCGATCACGCCGGCGGGTCCGAGACCGAAGTGATGGACGCTGTTCTTGCCGACTTCCCGCGCCTGCAACGCCTTCTGGATCGCGAAGGCGGCGCATTGTCGGGCGGCGAACAACAGCTTCTGGCGTTGGCCCGCTGCCTGATGGGTGACCCTGATTTCCTGCTTTTGGATGAACCGACCGAAGGCATTCAGCCTTCGATCATCGAAGAGATGGCCGAAACCCTGTTGCTCCTGCGCGAAAAACGCGGGCTTTCAATCCTGCTGGTCGAACAAAACTTTGACTTCATCGCGGATCTGTCTGACCGGGTTCTGGTGTTGGAGCGGGGCCGCATCACCGGCACGCTGACGCGGGCAGACTTGTCGGATCAGGCCAAAGTGGATCAATTCCTTGGGTTCGGTGCGGCGCGCGGCACCCGTCAAAAATCGGGCACGCGAGCCGAAACGCCCACAACCGCGCCTGCCGCGCCGCCCGCAGGCCGCCGCCCGCAAACCTTCCCAAAAGACAGCGCTGCGAAGCCATCGCCGCCGCTTCATTCGCAACCCAACAGCCCCACGGTGACAGCCATGACCATCAAACGCCCCACATTGTCCCAAATGCGCGCCATGGCGGACCGGTTCGGGATGAGCCTGTCTGACGAAGATCTGTCCGAATACACCGAGATCATCGAGCCCTATATGCAGGCCTATGACCGGCTGGATGCCTTGCCCGACAACCTGCCCCAGGTCAGATATCCGCGCAGTCCGGGGTATTTCCCCGACAAGACCGAGAATCCGCTCAACGCATGGTACGTCAAGACCGAAGTGCGC
This window of the Sulfitobacter mediterraneus genome carries:
- a CDS encoding branched-chain amino acid ABC transporter permease, with protein sequence MERSLGKEIIATLIVSALLIWLLPMVIATYTLTVLVIYGMLGLSLGLIWGFGGILCFGQAAFFGLGAYTYAIAAINLGESTVPMLLAVLVPLIFAAVLGALMFYGRLTDVYLGVITLVVTLILFKFVNSTAGPQYVIGNARLGGYNGIPGFQTLNVPGNPDAYIWGDPYFYFCAVALVIVFLLVTWLLRSSFGRVAIGIRENETRMALMGYDVAARKTVLFATGAAIAGLAGALFANWGEIVTPGLFSLGQSAEIIIWCIVGGLGTRLGPVLGAAGLAYLKFVLGQQSLIDNTLITGLILVLFVLFLPKGLVPAVSALWKASFGRARRRPLARQRRKARHG
- a CDS encoding ABC transporter ATP-binding protein produces the protein MAETVLETHGLTMRFGGVTASDNVNFSLKARELRCLIGPNGAGKSTFFKCVTGLLTPTEGQVFMRGQDVTGWQPHQIASLGVGIKTQTPNVMDALNVHENIWLSARRFHDAAEAKARTDTIIDRLALGAIARTELGQLAHGERQRVELGLVAVADPWLVLLDEPAAGMSAQDVDRMTEIIHELTRSAAVVIVEHDMQFIRSIAETVTVFHQGAVLMEDHVDRVMSDPTVRAVYLGKKA
- a CDS encoding flotillin domain-containing protein produces the protein MYWALAVVIFIVVLLVGIWFLQRFYAKATLETALVRTGMGGRRVLTDGGCIALPILHQVQRVSMQTAAIEIVRSGRDAVLTADQLRADLAMEFELRIAPDTGSIATAAQAFGHRIARSGDAIAEVLSGALINAVHSAAAARGLTEIHLNRAEFTKDVADMVADHAKRLGLDLVSASLISVDQSDLSGRDENNAFNATGMRRLAELVAEERKARIAIETSTEVVVREHRLSQHQRQIELKKAEREAEIAQQEHLARLEAEAESRSAQTRAEAHRASEAVRIAEERMTKSAQVANDEALRKAEMTALMQLEEAKIANNIKLSQARAKEAKSKADEEEARIQVILAAENVQAQKERAIAQREREIAKLKQERDIELEDARVQSDVSTLLARAQADAAARTAAASAEKEAMEAQAAGQAALNSAENTLSDAVIRMRLEERKLDRMPEIMTQMMKPVEKIDSIRINQIGGLGSGGTGQTEGVDGAFGAAMDQILGMAVRLPAMKQMGDEIGLDFDPNIAGRTADYANRIKAKDDHKTKDKE
- a CDS encoding branched-chain amino acid ABC transporter permease, producing MDLSFVIAVEVLYAVASLVLISAGLAVVFGMMKVINLAHGEFMMLGGYTTITAVGLGVNVFVAMLVIAPLVVGLVGLIVERLVIRHLYGRLVDTMLATWGLSLVFIGLATMIFGNTTTGISTPIPGFAVGDYQISGYNFFIIVVAAVLVIAMLAVLRGTRAGLIARGTMQRADIAAALGYSPDRIYMATFFCGSALSGLAGAVLAPLVGLVPTSGGAYIAKAFITVIAGGPSLIAGLLSSATSFGVVNQVFTFAISPVIGEVALLVAAVVLLRLMPQGITGRFFKGKL
- a CDS encoding urea ABC transporter substrate-binding protein, which gives rise to MSLNRRDFLGRTAALTTTAMLPTAVFADGTIKLGSILDASGPFDAYGKPMDQAMRMAVAEINEAGGLLGRQVEVTAYDTQSDMALYSQYGQQLTRQDKVDVVHGGILSASREAIRQTMRKTKTLYFYNVLYEGGVCDRNIFINGVTPAQQVEALVPFAMKNSGKKVYILAADYNYGQITARWIQKFVADNGGEVVGTDFFPLDVSDFGSTIAKVQTASPDLVIAPLVGGAHLSFFRQWAAAGMKDKIALASTTLGVGNEHKVLTPEEGNGIMCAYNYSQELNTPENAQFKEKWAAMFDGDQSMHEIAVSHYHGIKTWAEGVRQAGSLDRMAIIEALETGISIMGPGGKVTVDPKTHHAVLDVHLMQMQDQQMKVIETLPQRQPVDTQAVCDLSANPNDNTQYEIQI